The window GTGCGGATTGGCCGTCATTGCATGGTGGGCGGCGGATTGCGCGTGCCGAAAGATGTTCCGCCCTATATTTTGGCCGGGGGGCAGCCCTTGCGCTATTTTGGGTTGAACTCGGTGGGCCTGCGCCGCCGCGGCTTTTCACAGGAGACCCGCGGCGCGCTGAAGCATGCCTACCGCTTGCTCTTTCAATCCAAAATGAACACGAAGCAGGCGATCGAGAAGATGCGGGCGGAATGCGGCGACCGCGAGGAAGTGCGGATCGTGCTGGAATTTATCGAAAAATCAAAGCGCGGTCTGCTTCCGGGGAATCGTATTGCACTGGATGATGAGGTATGATGAACCGATCTTGAAATAGGATCGGAGTATCGACTTCTGCAAGGCAAGGTGGCTTTAGCGCCTTGACAAGCAACACAGACCACGGGCGGAAGCCCCGTTGCCTGATTCAACGGCTATTCCAAGATAGGTTCATGGAACTCGAAATACGACAGGATCCGGCGGAGTCGGGCTTGCGGTTGATGGAAATCGACCGGGAACTGATGGAGCAGTGCTCGCGCGGTGCGATCGGACCGTTGGTGCGATTCTACGAATGGGACTGCCCAACGCTTTCATTGGGCTATCATCAATCGTCGGATTCGATCGATGAGGAGCGCCGTGCGCGATGGCAAGTGCCGTGTGTGCGTCGTCCGACCGGCGGCGCGGCGGTATTGCACAGCGAGGAACTCACGTACGCGATTGTCGTGCGCGGAGACTCCCCCGGCTTCGGCGGACTCGTTCAGCAATATGTGAGTCAGGCCATTGCGGACGGCCTGCGGGCGCTCGGCGTGGATGCGCAGGTCGATGAGCGTGGCGAGCCAATGGCGGCGCTGCCGAATCGAACTTCATGCTTTGTCCGGACTTCCCGGTGGGAAGTGACCGCGCGGGGGCGGAAGATCGTGGGGAGCGCACAGCGCAAGTGGGAAGGCGCGATCTTGCAGCACGGGTCGATTCTTCTGGGCGACGATCACTTGCGGATTGTTGACTTACTGAGGGTTTCTGATGAGCGGATGCGCGCGGCGCTACGCGAGCGGCTGGCCGCGAAATCGACGTCGGCGGAGGCCGAATTGGGGCGTCCGATCAATCGGGACGACGTGCGGCTGGCCCTGACGGAGTCATTCCGTGTGACGTTCCGGAGCTTCTGTGTACCGCAGTTAAGTGGCGCTGAATCGTGAGTATCATTCAGCCGTGAAGTCGCTGTTGTTACAAGGCGCGACCGGTTCGATTGGTCGGAGCACCCTCGCGGTAGTGCGGGAGAAGAGCAAGCGATTTCGCATTGCCGGGATCGCGGCCGGCTCGGACTTACGGGGCTTGCTTGAGATTGCGGCGGAATTCCACGTCTCGTCAGTCGCGCTGCACGACGACGCACAGGCGGGTGAGCTGACCGCGGCGGCGAAACAACTGGGGATCGACCGGGTGTATGTCGGTCCGCGGGCGTTGCAAGAGCAAGTGGCCGCGGAATACTATGACCTGCTCGTGAACGCGGTCATGGGGGGAGCCGGGTTGCGTACGACCATGTCGGCGTTGGAGCGCGGCAAGTCGGTTGCACTGGCCAATAAAGAAGCTCTGGTCGCCGCCGGGCCGCTGCTGATGAAGACGGCTCGGGCGCACGGCGCAGCCATCCTGCCCGTGGATTCCGAGCACAGCGCGCTTTATCAATGTTTGCTTGGCGAGCGTGCCGATTCAGTGCGGCGGCTCTGGCTGACCTCGTCCGGCGGGCCGTTTTGGGGCATGCCGTGGGACTCGCTGGACGACGTTTCCGTCGAACGGGCGTTGGCTCATCCGACCTGGAAGATGGGACCGAAGATTACGATTGACTCGGCCACGCTGTTCAACAAGGGACTCGAAGTGATCGAGGCGGAACGGCTCTTCGGCGTGGACGCCTCGCGGATTCGCGTGCTCGTGCACCGGCAGTCGGTCGTGCATTCCATGGTCGAATTCGTGGACGGCAGCTTCAAGGCTCAGCTCAGCGTTCCGGATATGCGGTTACCGATCCTATTCGCGCTCACCTACCCGGAGCGGGCAACAAGCGATCTGGTGCGGACCGAGTTCGACCGGTCGTTTTCGCTGACGTTTGAACCGCTGACTAACGAGCTGTTTCCCTGCTTAGCGCTGGCCTATGCGGCGCTCGCGCAGGGTGGCACCGCGCCGGCGGCGTTATCGGCGGCCGATGAGATCGCCGTGCCGGCATTTCTGCGGGGCGAGATATCCTTCACAGCCATCGCGCGGGTTATCGAGCGCGTGTTGGCGCGCTGGACCCCGCGGCCGCTTGTTGATTTGGAGACGGTGGAGGATGCGGACAGAATGGCGCGTGAAATGGCGACAGAAGAGGTGCAACGAGTGCGGTCAAGAGCGAGTATGAAATGCTGCTGACGGTAGTATCCTTCCTGGTGGTGATCGGCGTGATTGTGACCTTGCATGAGTTCGGTCACTTTCTGGCCGCACGCCTGAGCGGCATGCGAGTGACGAAGTTCTCAATTGGGTTTCCGCCGAAGATTTGGTCCCGGAATTTCGGGCAGACCGAGTTCCAGGTTTGCTGGATTCCGTTGGGCGGCTTCGTGCATATCGCGGGCATGGTGGACGAGTCGCTGGACGATACG is drawn from candidate division KSB1 bacterium and contains these coding sequences:
- a CDS encoding lipoate--protein ligase family protein, which encodes MELEIRQDPAESGLRLMEIDRELMEQCSRGAIGPLVRFYEWDCPTLSLGYHQSSDSIDEERRARWQVPCVRRPTGGAAVLHSEELTYAIVVRGDSPGFGGLVQQYVSQAIADGLRALGVDAQVDERGEPMAALPNRTSCFVRTSRWEVTARGRKIVGSAQRKWEGAILQHGSILLGDDHLRIVDLLRVSDERMRAALRERLAAKSTSAEAELGRPINRDDVRLALTESFRVTFRSFCVPQLSGAES
- a CDS encoding 1-deoxy-D-xylulose-5-phosphate reductoisomerase yields the protein MKSLLLQGATGSIGRSTLAVVREKSKRFRIAGIAAGSDLRGLLEIAAEFHVSSVALHDDAQAGELTAAAKQLGIDRVYVGPRALQEQVAAEYYDLLVNAVMGGAGLRTTMSALERGKSVALANKEALVAAGPLLMKTARAHGAAILPVDSEHSALYQCLLGERADSVRRLWLTSSGGPFWGMPWDSLDDVSVERALAHPTWKMGPKITIDSATLFNKGLEVIEAERLFGVDASRIRVLVHRQSVVHSMVEFVDGSFKAQLSVPDMRLPILFALTYPERATSDLVRTEFDRSFSLTFEPLTNELFPCLALAYAALAQGGTAPAALSAADEIAVPAFLRGEISFTAIARVIERVLARWTPRPLVDLETVEDADRMAREMATEEVQRVRSRASMKCC